A window of Syngnathoides biaculeatus isolate LvHL_M chromosome 9, ASM1980259v1, whole genome shotgun sequence contains these coding sequences:
- the LOC133505983 gene encoding uncharacterized protein LOC133505983 produces MLRQRAMNTSRPRPLRLRIFFWTLTFRNMRRTVICMTSWLSTTPMIFIMNLFARSFIPVSLFHLRAFPAPERLCPVGPSTLTRLWEPAWPSTRDLRVAARGDAPAGRSLVPPHCAATKTPSSHSSPATAKPADPQPVAKLPAQREEEPPNHEVFCREMRPQIERQSAELAALTAQVRQGLANQPSYANVATATDSLLTQIHTAVGTDPPPRQVPVAVGTDPPPRQAHVAVETDPPPRHSHVEVLAVPSRAHAAVGTDPLPRHAHVSVSTDSLPTLVHVALETDLPPRHAHIAVSTNALQAHVGLGTDPMPPHVAVQEVATSPQPLLVPALEYQWRPARGRSQFLLRLRPVRGRSQFLLRRRPVRGRPPFLLCRRPVRGRPPFLLCRRPVRGHFPFLLCWRRARPYVPVQ; encoded by the coding sequence atgctccgccagcgagctatgaatacgtcccgaccacgacctcTCCGGCtccgcatattcttctggactctgacttttcggaatatgaggaggaccgtgatttgtatgaccagctggctgagtacgactccgatgatttttattatgaatctctttgcccggtctttcatcccagtcagtttgtttcacctccgcgcgtttccagcacccgagcgtctttgcccggtaggtccgagtacactaacccgtttgtgggaaccagcttggccatctacccgggacctccgcgtggcggccagaggagacgccccggccgggcgctcccttgtgcctccccaCTGCGCGGcgactaagacaccgtcctcccactcctcgccggcaacggcgaaaccggcagatcCGCAGccggtggcgaagcttccagcccagagggaggaggagccaccaaatcacgaggtgttctgccgcgaaatgcggccGCAGATAGAACGGCAGAGCGCTGAATTGgcagctctcacggcccaggtccggcaaggactggcgaaccagccgagctacgctaacgtcgcaacggcgacggactcgctgctgacgcagattcacactgcagtgggaacggacccgccacctcgccaagtgcccgttgcagtgggaacggacccgccacctcgccaagcgcacgtagctgtggaaactgacccgcctcctcgccattcccacgtcgaggttttggctgttccgagcagagctcacgcagcagttggaactgacccgctcccgagacacgcccacgtgtcagtttcgactgactctctgccgactctcgttcacgtcgccctggAAACAGACctgccaccgcgccacgcccacattgctgtttcaacgaatgcactgcaagctcacgtgggactggggaccgacccgatgccgcctcacgttgctgtccaggaggtggcgacgtctccacagccgcttctcgtccctgccctggagtaccagtggcgaccggcccgcggtcgctcccagTTCCTGCTTCGTctgcgaccggtccgcggtcgctcccagTTCCtacttcgtcggcgaccggtccgtggtcgccccccgttcctgctctgtcggcgaccggtccgcggtcgccccccgttcctgctctgtcggcgaccggtccgcggtcacTTCCCATTCCTGCTCTGttggcgacgggcacgcccatatgttcccgtccagtaG